A genomic region of Candidatus Marimicrobium litorale contains the following coding sequences:
- a CDS encoding AraC family transcriptional regulator translates to MRDLSISVYFARAVLKNAVARGLDPVSLLRENRISPRLMAEDNARISIERFADLNVSTMRAMDDESLGYGVRRLPMGCWSMMCQAVISAETLGQALARYCRFYQLFELCWQPVLEEDDESARVRLYAKGTDQQPIPYLQELMLFNTHRFASWLVQEHIPIQAVDFNFPPQAQNQDYRHMFLANPVQFEQPQTQLVFSRTQLEKRVTQNESSLRHFLRHPVLIMLTQDYAANSWTARVRDIIRRRLKEIPELNDVADTLDIHPQTLRRRLASEGTTFKDIKNQVRRDTALHFLGKQGLSIEEIAHRAGFSESSAFIRAFKGWTGITPYTYRKGL, encoded by the coding sequence ATGCGCGATCTATCTATCTCTGTCTATTTTGCTCGAGCGGTCCTGAAAAATGCAGTTGCCCGAGGTCTGGACCCGGTCAGTCTCTTGCGGGAGAACCGCATTTCCCCGCGCTTGATGGCCGAAGACAATGCCCGAATTTCTATTGAACGTTTTGCCGATCTAAATGTAAGCACCATGCGGGCTATGGATGACGAATCCCTCGGCTATGGCGTCCGCCGCCTACCCATGGGTTGCTGGTCAATGATGTGCCAGGCAGTGATCAGCGCAGAGACATTGGGCCAGGCATTGGCCCGCTACTGCCGCTTCTACCAACTATTCGAACTGTGCTGGCAACCGGTGCTGGAGGAAGACGATGAATCTGCCCGCGTCAGGCTTTATGCCAAAGGGACCGACCAACAGCCTATCCCTTATCTGCAAGAACTCATGCTGTTCAACACGCACCGTTTCGCCAGCTGGCTGGTACAGGAACATATTCCGATCCAGGCGGTAGACTTCAATTTTCCTCCACAAGCACAAAACCAGGATTATCGGCACATGTTTCTGGCAAACCCCGTGCAATTCGAGCAGCCGCAAACACAGCTGGTATTCTCGCGAACACAACTGGAAAAGCGCGTGACCCAGAACGAGTCTTCGCTGCGACACTTCCTGCGCCATCCCGTGCTGATAATGCTCACTCAGGACTACGCCGCCAACAGCTGGACGGCCCGGGTGCGAGATATTATCCGCCGACGTTTGAAAGAAATTCCCGAACTCAATGATGTCGCGGACACGCTGGACATCCACCCGCAAACATTGCGACGCCGCCTGGCTTCCGAGGGCACTACTTTCAAGGACATCAAGAATCAGGTTCGCCGGGATACGGCTCTGCACTTTCTCGGCAAGCAGGGGCTCAGCATCGAGGAAATTGCGCACCGCGCAGGCTTCTCTGAATCCAGTGCTTTTATCAGAGCCTTCAAGGGCTGGACCGGAATCACCCCTTACACCTACCGCAAAGGACTCTGA
- a CDS encoding SDR family NAD(P)-dependent oxidoreductase, with protein MDLKDKVAVITGGSSGLGRATVKRFVANGAKAVIFDMNEEKGQQLVDEFGGSVIFCNVNVTSEESVQAGIAAAMDAFGAIHICCNFAGTGNAIRTMGKKGPFPLDEFNKIIQINLVGTFNVLRLCAEKMSDNEVINDDGGRGVIINTASVAAYEGQVGQAAYSASKGGVVGMTLPIARDLSVLGIRVNTIVPGLIATPLMMGGAEEMTPEIAEFLQPLASQVLYPKRLGKADEIAQLAQQIAENDYINGECIRMDGGIRMQPK; from the coding sequence ATGGATTTGAAAGATAAAGTCGCAGTAATCACTGGTGGATCGTCTGGCCTGGGCCGCGCTACCGTCAAACGTTTTGTCGCCAATGGTGCCAAGGCTGTTATTTTCGATATGAATGAAGAGAAAGGACAGCAACTGGTTGATGAGTTCGGCGGCAGCGTCATTTTCTGCAACGTCAACGTGACCAGTGAGGAGTCCGTTCAGGCTGGTATCGCCGCCGCGATGGACGCGTTTGGTGCTATCCATATTTGCTGTAACTTTGCTGGAACCGGGAACGCCATACGTACAATGGGCAAGAAGGGCCCATTCCCTCTGGATGAGTTCAATAAAATTATTCAGATCAACCTGGTAGGCACCTTCAATGTACTGCGCCTTTGTGCTGAGAAGATGTCGGACAACGAGGTGATCAACGACGACGGTGGCCGCGGCGTTATTATTAATACGGCATCGGTGGCTGCGTATGAAGGGCAGGTTGGTCAGGCTGCGTACTCCGCCTCCAAAGGCGGTGTTGTCGGGATGACGCTGCCTATTGCCCGTGACCTTTCTGTTCTGGGTATTCGGGTGAATACTATTGTGCCTGGCTTGATTGCGACCCCACTGATGATGGGCGGTGCAGAAGAAATGACCCCGGAAATTGCAGAATTCCTGCAGCCACTTGCCAGCCAGGTACTGTACCCCAAGCGACTGGGTAAAGCGGACGAGATCGCTCAGTTGGCGCAGCAGATCGCCGAGAACGACTATATTAACGGCGAGTGTATCCGTATGGATGGCGGTATACGGA
- a CDS encoding acyl-CoA dehydrogenase family protein has product MLQRQFTEEQHMFRDAYRKFLAAEIVPHMETWRESGIVDREAFRRAGEQGFLMIWPDEKYGGMGDTDFRFEQIIIEETSYARVADWYNTLHSRLVGPYFTRFGSEEQCQRLLPKCVSGEHVLAIAMTEPDAGSDLAGMRSNAVEKDDHWVLNGSKVFISNGINADLVIAAAKTDPENNPHAMTLFVVERGMEGFERGRNLKKMGLKAQDTAELFFNDVKVPKANVLGEPGKGFYYLMEGLAEERLIGAAGYLSAAQLSWDLTLNYVKERKAFGKTVAAFQNTQFKLAELRTELDFAQAYVDYCVTAFNAGDLTAVDAAKAKLATSELQVKVADVGVQLHGGNGYMDEYPISRQYTDAKISTIYAGSSEVMKIIISRDFLAEDYTPFNTRNF; this is encoded by the coding sequence ATGTTGCAAAGACAATTTACCGAAGAACAGCACATGTTTCGCGATGCGTATCGCAAATTTCTCGCAGCGGAGATTGTGCCACATATGGAGACCTGGCGTGAATCCGGAATTGTGGACCGCGAGGCGTTCCGGCGCGCCGGTGAACAGGGCTTTTTGATGATATGGCCCGACGAGAAATATGGTGGAATGGGTGACACGGACTTCCGGTTTGAGCAGATTATTATCGAGGAGACAAGTTACGCGCGGGTTGCAGACTGGTACAACACACTTCATAGCCGATTGGTCGGGCCGTATTTCACCCGTTTTGGTAGTGAAGAGCAGTGTCAGCGCCTGCTGCCCAAATGTGTCAGTGGCGAGCACGTGCTTGCTATCGCCATGACAGAGCCTGACGCGGGCAGCGACCTTGCCGGCATGCGCTCCAACGCCGTGGAAAAAGACGATCACTGGGTGCTTAACGGGTCCAAAGTTTTTATATCGAATGGGATCAACGCGGACCTCGTCATTGCGGCTGCCAAGACCGATCCTGAGAATAATCCTCATGCCATGACATTGTTTGTTGTCGAGCGCGGCATGGAGGGCTTTGAGCGTGGCCGCAACCTGAAAAAAATGGGCCTGAAGGCTCAGGACACAGCCGAACTGTTTTTTAATGACGTCAAGGTGCCCAAGGCCAATGTGCTGGGCGAGCCCGGCAAGGGCTTTTACTATTTGATGGAAGGACTCGCCGAGGAGCGTCTTATTGGCGCGGCAGGGTACCTGTCCGCTGCGCAGCTGTCCTGGGACTTGACCCTCAATTATGTGAAGGAGCGTAAGGCCTTTGGCAAGACAGTTGCTGCCTTTCAAAATACACAGTTCAAGCTCGCTGAACTGCGCACGGAACTCGATTTTGCTCAGGCTTACGTCGATTACTGCGTTACAGCGTTCAATGCCGGAGATTTGACTGCGGTAGATGCTGCAAAAGCCAAGCTGGCCACGAGTGAGTTGCAGGTAAAAGTGGCCGACGTTGGTGTGCAATTGCATGGCGGTAATGGCTACATGGATGAATACCCTATTAGCCGGCAGTACACCGATGCGAAGATTTCCACAATCTATGCGGGCAGTTCTGAGGTGATGAAAATCATAATTAGCCGGGATTTTCTGGCTGAAGACTACACCCCGTTCAACACGCGTAACTTTTGA
- a CDS encoding GGDEF domain-containing protein: protein MEHLHAENWFQLHFGLIFLITGVLLLVVYALSDANNTIPGLGLFAVFFMSALLGWVAFALQQGSNVPMMVDVPSVASVMTSYIFFLAAGQRAKIYQGRYLLGAFCLIACLSVFFVVPQQMFVIQALAATVFYASAGVVSALYSWQTRNLGDALLAIAGLIMLIGVPFALFEWLQQGDLKSAQQLTFSIYSAAYVLVAVGFLAGVVIEYQQKLTQMATEDPLTQLLNRRGLEHAVQVTIAHASRQQSHTAAVLIDIDHFEGVNSNFGHDAGDQVILQVGEVIQHKCRTSDVLARTGGGEFLLVLPETDLDGARILAERIREDVSAIPMVANQQRIPITVSLGVAGAVGEIKLDTLSGEAGRAMTLAKMGGRNRVASVENKPVYLSSREQRG from the coding sequence ATGGAGCATCTCCACGCCGAAAACTGGTTCCAGCTTCATTTTGGGCTGATATTCCTTATTACAGGTGTACTGCTGTTGGTGGTTTACGCACTGAGCGACGCCAACAATACGATCCCCGGGCTTGGTCTTTTCGCTGTGTTTTTCATGTCGGCGCTGCTCGGATGGGTCGCCTTCGCCCTGCAACAGGGATCCAACGTGCCTATGATGGTGGACGTGCCCTCGGTGGCGTCGGTAATGACAAGCTACATCTTTTTTCTTGCAGCGGGTCAACGCGCAAAAATCTATCAGGGGCGATACCTCCTCGGCGCGTTTTGCCTGATTGCCTGTCTCAGTGTGTTTTTCGTGGTGCCGCAGCAAATGTTCGTTATTCAGGCTTTGGCCGCCACGGTTTTTTATGCCAGCGCTGGTGTGGTAAGCGCGCTCTACAGCTGGCAGACGCGTAACCTCGGTGACGCCCTACTTGCCATTGCGGGCCTGATAATGCTGATCGGCGTGCCGTTTGCCCTTTTCGAGTGGTTGCAGCAGGGGGATTTGAAGTCAGCCCAACAGCTTACTTTTAGCATCTACAGTGCTGCGTACGTACTTGTAGCGGTGGGCTTCCTCGCCGGCGTTGTGATCGAGTACCAGCAGAAACTGACTCAGATGGCAACGGAAGATCCTCTGACCCAGCTTCTGAACCGCCGTGGGCTTGAGCACGCGGTGCAGGTTACCATTGCCCACGCATCACGACAGCAATCCCACACTGCAGCGGTCCTCATTGATATTGACCACTTTGAGGGAGTCAACTCCAACTTCGGGCACGACGCAGGGGACCAGGTTATTCTCCAGGTCGGAGAAGTAATACAGCACAAATGTCGCACCTCGGATGTATTGGCACGCACCGGTGGCGGTGAATTCCTGTTGGTGCTGCCGGAAACCGACCTTGACGGGGCACGCATCCTTGCGGAACGCATCAGAGAGGATGTCAGTGCAATTCCCATGGTGGCAAACCAGCAGCGCATTCCCATAACGGTGAGCCTGGGGGTAGCAGGAGCAGTCGGGGAAATAAAACTGGACACGCTGTCCGGGGAAGCTGGTCGTGCAATGACCCTCGCGAAAATGGGAGGCCGCAACCGAGTGGCCTCCGTAGAGAATAAACCGGTCTACCTGAGTAGCCGGGAGCAACGCGGCTGA